In one Oscillospiraceae bacterium genomic region, the following are encoded:
- a CDS encoding arginine--tRNA ligase: MSNLIQAARAQVAALTQAAYEKAAAAGALPAGQEVRGGVEIPKDVTHGDYASSFAMAGAKALHMAPRAIAQIILDNLELDGSWFERAEIAGPGFLNFTLGAKWYGDVLADVEGEGAAYGGSGEGRGERVMVEFVSANPTGPMHMGNARGGVLGDTLANVLARDGYDTWKEFYVNDAGNQIHKFAESINARYMQLLLGEEQFEFPESGYHGDDIRELAQAFYDAYGDSFRDKPEDERLEALAQFGLKTNIPNMKADLRRYKIEYDEWFFESQLHESGYVHDTVAMLTERGWTYEKDGALWLNTTELLKKKYMAEGKTQEQADKLDLKDDVLRRANGFYTYFAADIAYHRNKLEQRGFQKAVNIWGADHHGHVARLQAALDGLGLDGSHRLVVVLMQLVNLLQDGKPVRMSKRSGKAIALHDLLDEIPVDAARYFFNSRSSTSPLDFDLDLAVREDSENPVYYVQYAHARICSLAARLAEEGASVPAAGAVDAALLSAPEELALIKTLAQFPEEIHLAARDYDPSRINRYLAALAGDFHRFYNACRIKGEAPALLAARLKLADTVRCVLANGLGLLGVTAPEKM; the protein is encoded by the coding sequence ATGTCGAATTTGATTCAGGCGGCCCGCGCGCAGGTGGCCGCGCTGACCCAGGCCGCCTACGAGAAGGCCGCCGCCGCGGGCGCGCTGCCCGCCGGGCAGGAGGTCAGGGGCGGCGTTGAGATCCCCAAGGACGTAACCCACGGCGACTACGCCTCCTCCTTCGCCATGGCGGGGGCCAAGGCGCTGCACATGGCCCCCCGGGCCATCGCCCAGATTATCCTGGACAACCTGGAGCTGGACGGCTCCTGGTTCGAGCGGGCGGAGATCGCGGGCCCCGGCTTTCTGAACTTCACCCTGGGCGCCAAGTGGTACGGCGACGTGCTCGCCGACGTCGAGGGCGAGGGTGCGGCCTACGGCGGCAGCGGCGAGGGCAGGGGCGAGCGGGTGATGGTGGAGTTCGTCTCCGCCAACCCCACCGGGCCCATGCACATGGGCAACGCCCGGGGCGGCGTGCTGGGGGACACCCTGGCCAATGTGCTCGCCCGGGACGGGTACGACACCTGGAAGGAGTTCTACGTCAACGACGCGGGCAACCAGATCCACAAGTTCGCCGAGTCCATCAACGCCCGCTACATGCAGCTGCTGCTGGGCGAGGAGCAGTTTGAATTCCCGGAGAGCGGCTACCACGGCGACGACATCCGGGAGCTGGCCCAGGCGTTTTACGACGCCTACGGCGACAGCTTCCGGGACAAGCCGGAGGACGAGCGCCTGGAGGCCCTGGCCCAGTTCGGCCTGAAGACCAACATCCCCAACATGAAGGCGGATCTGCGCCGCTACAAGATCGAGTACGACGAGTGGTTCTTCGAGTCCCAGCTCCACGAGAGCGGCTACGTCCACGACACGGTGGCCATGCTCACCGAGAGGGGCTGGACCTACGAGAAGGACGGGGCCCTGTGGCTCAACACCACCGAGCTGCTCAAGAAAAAGTACATGGCAGAGGGCAAGACCCAGGAGCAGGCGGACAAGCTGGACCTGAAGGACGACGTGCTGCGCCGGGCCAACGGGTTCTACACCTACTTCGCCGCCGACATCGCCTACCACCGCAACAAGCTGGAGCAGCGGGGCTTTCAAAAGGCCGTCAATATCTGGGGCGCGGATCACCACGGCCACGTGGCCCGGCTCCAGGCCGCCCTGGACGGGCTGGGGCTGGACGGCTCCCACCGGCTGGTGGTGGTGCTGATGCAGCTGGTCAACCTGCTGCAGGACGGCAAGCCGGTGCGTATGTCCAAGCGCTCGGGCAAGGCCATCGCCCTGCACGACCTGCTGGACGAGATCCCCGTGGACGCCGCCCGCTACTTCTTCAACTCCCGCTCCTCCACCAGCCCCCTGGACTTCGACCTGGACCTGGCGGTGCGGGAGGACAGCGAGAACCCGGTGTACTACGTGCAGTACGCCCACGCCCGGATCTGCTCCCTGGCCGCCCGCCTGGCGGAGGAGGGGGCGTCCGTCCCCGCCGCCGGGGCGGTGGACGCCGCGCTGCTGTCCGCGCCCGAGGAGCTGGCCCTGATCAAGACCCTGGCCCAGTTCCCGGAGGAGATCCACCTGGCCGCCCGGGACTACGACCCCTCCCGCATCAACCGCTACCTGGCCGCGCTGGCCGGGGACTTCCACCGCTTCTACAACGCCTGCCGCATCAAGGGCGAGGCCCCCGCG